In one window of Deinococcus terrestris DNA:
- a CDS encoding diguanylate cyclase domain-containing protein: protein MQSSAAPGALLPSEQLDLAWRTRSAEPGRAQDIVQAWQDDPEWTFQAQTVQSGITLAHRQHAEALRMALTAAAGLRTREDLTWLWRALNLAALASDRLGQRDQALAHHHEALDVARTLGNLPQQGLTLLNIGVLWFITDVEKAGEYFRTAVEVLEQARPRGVPSLARAYVNLGILDYQAGRHAEGVTCMERGRDLALSVRELGTWVSAVCHLAQVWTERGDPGQARRELDAALREIPELSAGLRRNLLYARVIVEHHAGEYAAALDAYEHLRDFTLTELEQKAVLPIRVDCHAQLGQFEQAYALSQELVAFNKGLYKKERETELLKLEERHQAETARREADLQRLGAEAARREAELKHLENVELQRALEANAGLIQTLHESQLVSETLLGVSQLMQLDLEPLDLARHAVALVMRLVDADWCTLAQIHSNEVTFETVWARDEQDGAFVQLQLPGLLGVRDPPLHRSARHDDPTFVSGYAQDRVGHPALVAAGLQGFASLPAGTANGLTYVLLLGRMKQDRRWSERERRVLGATGRALRAAVEAQEHVRRTHEAALTDVLTGLGNRRAFEAQLREATKQATFSVAMLDLDGLKTINDTRGHAAGDMLLQVFAAHLRASAPEGMHVFRLGGDEIALLMEHGRTTTPDTVQANVLEVLDAGVSAARAAGFAEAGCSFGVARWPDEAVTAADVVALADTRLYADKRVRKTHRTEQPVATSRQELITFGDTTLDVRTREVSGPLGRTTLSLRESEILQALAARSQQVVPRAELMGAGGMDSGGTLDAYVSTLRRKLASVTEQAGIRTVRGQGFSLHWYLPRSDA from the coding sequence ATGCAGTCCTCGGCCGCACCCGGTGCCCTCCTCCCCTCCGAGCAACTCGACCTTGCCTGGAGGACCCGCTCCGCCGAACCGGGACGCGCCCAGGACATCGTCCAGGCCTGGCAAGACGACCCGGAGTGGACCTTCCAGGCCCAGACGGTGCAGAGCGGGATCACCCTGGCGCACCGTCAGCACGCCGAAGCGTTGAGGATGGCCCTGACCGCGGCGGCAGGCCTACGGACACGTGAAGACCTCACGTGGCTGTGGCGAGCGCTCAACTTGGCTGCCCTCGCGTCCGACCGCCTGGGTCAGCGGGACCAGGCCCTCGCCCACCACCACGAAGCCCTTGACGTCGCGCGCACCCTCGGCAATCTCCCCCAGCAGGGGCTGACGCTGCTCAATATCGGCGTGCTGTGGTTCATCACCGACGTGGAGAAGGCTGGGGAGTATTTCCGCACGGCGGTGGAGGTGCTGGAACAGGCCAGGCCCCGGGGCGTGCCCAGCCTCGCCCGGGCCTACGTCAACCTCGGCATCCTCGACTACCAGGCGGGTCGGCATGCAGAGGGCGTCACCTGCATGGAGCGTGGCCGGGACCTCGCGCTCTCGGTCCGCGAGCTGGGCACCTGGGTCAGCGCCGTGTGTCACCTCGCCCAGGTCTGGACCGAGCGTGGGGACCCTGGCCAGGCCAGGCGCGAGTTGGACGCCGCGCTGCGGGAGATTCCTGAGTTATCGGCAGGTTTGCGGCGGAACTTGCTCTACGCGCGAGTCATCGTGGAGCATCATGCTGGGGAGTACGCAGCGGCGCTGGACGCCTACGAACACCTGCGTGACTTTACCCTCACCGAACTCGAGCAAAAAGCCGTCCTCCCCATCCGTGTCGACTGCCACGCCCAGCTCGGGCAGTTCGAGCAGGCGTACGCGCTGAGTCAGGAACTCGTGGCCTTTAACAAGGGGCTCTACAAGAAGGAACGCGAGACCGAACTGCTCAAGCTCGAAGAACGCCACCAGGCGGAGACCGCCCGTCGGGAAGCGGACCTTCAGCGTCTCGGAGCCGAAGCGGCCCGTCGTGAGGCCGAGCTCAAGCATCTCGAGAACGTCGAACTTCAGCGCGCCCTGGAAGCCAACGCGGGCCTGATTCAGACGCTGCACGAAAGCCAGCTCGTGAGCGAGACCCTGCTCGGGGTTTCGCAGCTGATGCAGCTTGACCTCGAGCCGCTGGACCTCGCCCGGCACGCCGTCGCCCTCGTCATGCGGCTGGTCGACGCCGACTGGTGCACCCTGGCCCAGATTCACAGCAACGAGGTGACCTTCGAAACCGTCTGGGCCCGGGATGAGCAGGACGGTGCGTTCGTGCAGCTTCAGTTGCCGGGCCTGTTGGGTGTCCGTGACCCCCCCCTCCACCGCTCGGCGCGGCATGACGACCCGACCTTCGTCAGCGGGTATGCGCAGGACCGGGTAGGCCACCCGGCCTTGGTCGCCGCGGGCTTGCAAGGCTTTGCCAGTCTTCCAGCCGGAACCGCGAACGGCTTGACCTATGTCTTGCTGCTGGGCCGCATGAAACAGGATCGCCGCTGGAGTGAACGTGAGCGCCGGGTACTGGGCGCGACGGGCCGAGCCCTGCGCGCGGCGGTCGAAGCGCAGGAACACGTGCGCCGCACCCATGAAGCGGCCCTGACCGACGTCCTGACGGGGCTGGGCAACCGCCGGGCCTTTGAAGCGCAGTTGCGCGAGGCGACGAAGCAGGCCACCTTCAGCGTGGCGATGCTTGATCTCGACGGGCTCAAGACCATCAACGACACCCGCGGCCACGCCGCTGGGGACATGCTGCTGCAAGTGTTCGCGGCCCACCTGCGGGCCAGCGCCCCGGAAGGGATGCACGTCTTTCGCTTGGGCGGGGACGAGATCGCGCTGCTGATGGAGCATGGCCGGACCACGACGCCGGATACGGTGCAGGCGAACGTGCTGGAAGTCCTGGATGCAGGCGTGTCCGCCGCCCGAGCAGCTGGATTTGCTGAGGCAGGCTGTTCGTTCGGTGTGGCCCGCTGGCCGGACGAGGCCGTGACCGCCGCCGACGTGGTGGCGTTGGCGGATACCCGGTTGTATGCCGACAAGCGGGTCAGAAAGACCCACCGGACGGAGCAGCCTGTGGCCACCTCCCGCCAGGAGCTCATCACGTTTGGGGACACCACACTGGACGTTCGGACGCGCGAAGTCAGCGGACCGCTCGGCCGGACCACGCTCAGCCTCCGGGAATCGGAGATTTTGCAGGCGCTGGCCGCGCGCAGTCAGCAGGTCGTCCCCCGCGCAGAGCTGATGGGGGCCGGGGGAATGGACTCCGGGGGCACCCTGGACGCCTATGTCTCGACCCTGCGCCGCAAGCTCGCGTCGGTGACGGAGCAGGCGGGCATCCGCACGGTGCGCGGCCAGGGTTTCAGCCTCCACTGGTACCTTCCCCGTTCTGACGCGTGA
- a CDS encoding isocitrate lyase/phosphoenolpyruvate mutase family protein yields MRAGADSLFVPLLTDSATIRLLREKLGGPVTVMALPGAPSVPTLLDAGATRVSLGQSAMLAVLGNTDT; encoded by the coding sequence CTGAGAGCGGGGGCGGACAGCCTCTTCGTTCCCCTGCTGACCGATTCCGCGACGATCCGCCTGCTGAGGGAGAAACTGGGCGGTCCCGTGACGGTGATGGCGTTGCCCGGAGCGCCCTCAGTGCCCACCCTGCTAGACGCCGGGGCCACGCGGGTCAGCCTTGGTCAGAGCGCGATGCTCGCTGTCCTGGGGAACACGGACACCTGA
- a CDS encoding metal-sensitive transcriptional regulator, which produces MTATLPVSDRTAEKTKILNRLRRLEGQLRGLQRMVEEEKSCVEVMGLYASAKSALESTGDVILETYVEMCQAREEKPADLVKLLKLAR; this is translated from the coding sequence ATGACTGCGACCCTGCCTGTCAGTGACCGGACCGCCGAAAAGACGAAGATCCTGAACCGCCTGCGCCGCCTGGAAGGGCAGCTGCGGGGCCTTCAGAGAATGGTGGAGGAAGAGAAGAGTTGCGTGGAGGTCATGGGCCTGTACGCCAGCGCCAAGAGTGCGCTGGAGTCCACCGGCGACGTGATTCTGGAGACCTACGTCGAGATGTGCCAGGCGCGTGAGGAGAAGCCCGCCGACCTCGTGAAGCTGCTCAAGCTCGCCCGCTAA
- a CDS encoding hemolysin family protein yields MSALLPVLVILLMVAVNALYVAAEFATVGSRKSRVQEAAEGGNRNAAGLLAILRDPARVDTYVAACQIGITLSSLVAGAYGQSQLTPLLTPALGAVGGPVVATIIVLVLITALQVVLGELLPKTVALRYPERLAIATLRPMQLSLWLFRPLIALFNGTAFRLMRAWGLNADHSHAHVHSPEELEDLYRESARGGLIDAAERDMVAGVLNVEDRVVREIMTPRTRMVTVPAHLPVQEALRQLAPTSYTRFPVTGESPDDVIGVVNLRQVFLLAERRPGAQVGDVMHPPLIVAESMAVPDLWRKLREASRQSALVVDEYGSVAGMVTLEDALEEIFGEVQDEFDQEEDPVVVQGSRVTVRGDVLIETLNDRFDLDLPTDEVDTVSGLMWQELGGLPRLGDEVRVGDLVLRVEAMERRAVQRVSFLLPSGSIDRDDRGSL; encoded by the coding sequence TTGAGTGCGCTGCTCCCGGTGCTGGTGATCCTGTTGATGGTGGCCGTCAACGCCCTGTACGTCGCCGCCGAGTTCGCGACCGTCGGGTCCCGCAAGTCGCGTGTGCAGGAGGCCGCTGAAGGAGGCAACCGGAACGCGGCGGGGCTGCTCGCGATTCTGCGGGACCCCGCCCGCGTCGACACCTACGTCGCGGCCTGCCAGATCGGCATCACCCTCAGCAGCCTGGTCGCGGGTGCTTACGGCCAGTCGCAACTCACGCCCCTGCTCACACCGGCGCTGGGCGCCGTGGGCGGGCCGGTCGTCGCCACCATCATCGTGCTGGTCCTGATTACGGCACTCCAGGTGGTGCTGGGCGAACTGCTGCCCAAGACCGTGGCACTGCGTTACCCGGAACGCCTCGCCATCGCCACCCTGCGGCCCATGCAGCTGAGCCTGTGGCTCTTCCGGCCGTTGATCGCCCTGTTCAACGGCACCGCCTTCCGCCTGATGCGGGCCTGGGGCCTGAATGCCGACCACAGCCACGCGCACGTCCACTCGCCAGAGGAACTTGAGGACCTGTACCGCGAGAGTGCGCGGGGGGGCCTGATCGACGCGGCCGAGCGCGACATGGTCGCGGGCGTCCTGAATGTGGAGGACCGCGTGGTGCGCGAGATCATGACCCCCCGCACGCGTATGGTGACGGTCCCCGCTCATCTCCCGGTGCAGGAGGCCCTGAGGCAACTGGCCCCTACCTCCTACACACGCTTTCCCGTGACAGGTGAGTCCCCCGACGACGTCATCGGCGTCGTGAACTTGCGTCAGGTGTTCCTGCTGGCCGAGAGGCGACCCGGCGCCCAGGTGGGCGACGTTATGCACCCGCCCCTGATCGTGGCCGAGAGCATGGCCGTGCCCGACCTGTGGCGCAAGCTGCGTGAAGCCTCCCGGCAAAGCGCCCTGGTGGTGGATGAGTACGGCAGCGTGGCCGGGATGGTCACGTTGGAAGACGCCTTGGAAGAGATCTTCGGGGAGGTGCAAGACGAGTTCGACCAGGAGGAGGACCCCGTGGTGGTCCAGGGGAGCCGCGTCACCGTGCGGGGCGACGTCTTGATCGAGACCCTGAATGACCGCTTCGACCTCGACCTCCCCACCGATGAGGTGGATACGGTCAGCGGGTTGATGTGGCAGGAACTGGGTGGGCTCCCCCGCCTGGGCGACGAGGTGCGGGTCGGTGACCTCGTGCTCCGGGTCGAGGCGATGGAGCGCCGCGCCGTGCAGCGGGTGAGCTTCTTGCTGCCCAGCGGCAGTATTGACCGGGATGACCGGGGGAGCCTCTGA
- a CDS encoding SDR family NAD(P)-dependent oxidoreductase, protein MTNDPTPITANASIGTWLDHPVGGPLLREMLAQGGQDASVFTPIRNLPLAQLVTLSGGQMSQAVIDDLVRRANGGVLPDEVSSPQGWTERITPGRFGGRTVIVTGAASGIGRAVASRIAREGGRVIAADLSGDRLEAFRAEHASLDIVPIVADVTKQADIEAIVAAAGDRLDGLANVAGITDDMTPLHEVSDAVWSRVMAVNVDGPFRLTRAALPLMLAAGGGSVVNVASEASLRGSAAGLAYTTSKHAVVGMTRSAAFMYGPSGVRVNAVAPGGVATGITANFASPLGQQRLGPFLALIPPVALPEHLAASITFLLSDDGVNINGAVLPSDGGWSVQ, encoded by the coding sequence ATGACGAACGATCCCACGCCCATCACCGCGAACGCCTCTATCGGCACGTGGCTCGACCATCCCGTCGGCGGGCCGCTCCTGCGCGAGATGCTTGCGCAGGGCGGGCAGGACGCCAGCGTCTTCACACCCATCCGCAACCTTCCCCTCGCGCAGCTCGTCACCCTCAGTGGCGGCCAGATGAGTCAGGCGGTCATCGACGACCTCGTGCGGCGCGCCAACGGCGGCGTCCTGCCCGACGAGGTAAGCTCCCCGCAGGGCTGGACGGAACGCATCACGCCCGGCCGCTTCGGGGGCCGGACCGTCATCGTGACGGGCGCCGCGAGCGGCATCGGACGCGCTGTCGCCTCCCGCATCGCCCGCGAGGGTGGACGCGTCATCGCTGCGGACCTCTCCGGAGACCGTCTCGAGGCATTCAGGGCTGAGCACGCTTCGCTCGATATTGTCCCCATCGTCGCGGACGTCACGAAGCAGGCGGACATTGAGGCCATCGTCGCTGCTGCTGGGGACCGACTGGACGGGCTCGCGAACGTCGCGGGCATCACGGACGACATGACGCCCCTGCACGAGGTCAGTGACGCGGTGTGGTCGCGGGTGATGGCCGTGAACGTGGACGGCCCATTCCGCCTGACACGCGCGGCCCTTCCCCTGATGCTCGCAGCGGGAGGCGGGTCGGTCGTGAATGTCGCGTCGGAAGCGTCGCTGCGCGGCTCCGCTGCGGGACTGGCCTACACGACGTCGAAGCACGCGGTGGTCGGCATGACCCGCAGCGCGGCGTTCATGTACGGTCCGAGCGGCGTCCGTGTGAATGCCGTCGCGCCGGGCGGCGTCGCGACGGGCATAACCGCCAACTTCGCGTCCCCGCTGGGGCAGCAGCGGCTCGGGCCGTTCCTCGCGCTCATCCCGCCGGTGGCGCTGCCGGAGCATCTCGCGGCGAGCATCACGTTCCTGCTGAGCGACGACGGTGTCAACATCAACGGGGCGGTCTTGCCGTCCGATGGCGGCTGGTCCGTCCAGTAG
- a CDS encoding 2-isopropylmalate synthase → MTQPQADRIRIFDTTLRDGEQSPGVALNHGQKLEIAHQLARLGVDVIEAGFPIASPGDLEGVSRIAREVRGPVIAGLARAGRADIEAAARAVEAADKPRIHTFIATSPIHMARKLNLEPDAVVERAVEAVTLARSFVDDVEFSAEDATRSDPAFLVRIFRAVVEAGASTINVPDTVGYTTPAEMRALFASLKAELPGHVILSAHCHDDLGMAVANSIAAAEGGARQIECTVNGIGERAGNASLEEIVMAFRTRGDVYGFQTGIRTRELYRASRLVSRLSGMPVQPNKAIVGDNAFAHESGIHQDGVLKARETYEIMQAEQVGREAAVLVMGKHSGRAAFRKALTDLGYTLDEERVGPLFARFKDLADRKGQVSADDLRALVDSRSDVPQTFALEGFQITSGMNMTPVAFVRLKTPDGSAEATAHGDGPVEAAFQAIGRLTGISPVLESYRIQAVTGGGDAVGEVSIGARYGEISLHGTGVATDVVEASARAWLRIVNQVVAGMGKSRQVTQASV, encoded by the coding sequence ATGACCCAGCCCCAGGCCGACCGCATCCGCATCTTCGACACCACCCTGCGCGACGGCGAGCAGTCGCCCGGTGTGGCACTGAACCACGGGCAGAAGCTGGAGATCGCCCACCAGCTCGCCCGGCTGGGCGTGGACGTGATCGAGGCCGGGTTTCCCATCGCCTCTCCCGGCGACCTCGAAGGCGTGTCTCGCATCGCCCGCGAGGTGCGCGGGCCGGTGATCGCTGGGCTGGCCCGCGCGGGCCGCGCCGACATCGAGGCGGCAGCGAGGGCGGTGGAGGCCGCCGATAAGCCCCGGATTCACACCTTCATCGCCACCAGCCCGATTCATATGGCTCGCAAGCTGAACCTGGAGCCGGACGCGGTGGTGGAGCGGGCGGTGGAGGCCGTCACGCTGGCCCGCTCCTTCGTGGACGACGTAGAATTCAGCGCCGAGGACGCCACCCGCAGCGACCCCGCCTTCCTGGTCCGCATCTTCCGCGCGGTGGTGGAGGCCGGGGCGAGCACCATCAACGTGCCCGACACGGTGGGCTACACGACGCCCGCCGAGATGCGCGCGCTGTTCGCGTCCCTGAAAGCTGAGCTGCCGGGGCACGTCATCCTCTCCGCCCACTGCCACGACGACCTGGGGATGGCGGTCGCCAACTCCATCGCGGCGGCCGAGGGGGGCGCCCGGCAGATCGAATGCACCGTGAACGGCATCGGTGAGCGGGCCGGAAACGCCAGCCTGGAGGAGATCGTGATGGCCTTCCGCACGCGGGGGGACGTGTACGGCTTTCAAACCGGCATCCGCACCCGCGAGCTGTACCGCGCTTCCCGGCTGGTGAGCCGCCTGAGCGGAATGCCGGTGCAGCCCAACAAGGCCATTGTGGGCGACAACGCCTTTGCCCACGAGTCGGGCATCCACCAGGACGGGGTCCTCAAGGCCCGCGAAACCTACGAGATCATGCAGGCCGAGCAGGTGGGCCGCGAGGCCGCCGTGCTGGTCATGGGCAAGCACTCGGGCCGCGCCGCCTTCCGCAAGGCGCTGACCGATCTGGGCTACACGTTGGATGAAGAGCGCGTGGGGCCGCTGTTCGCCCGCTTCAAGGACCTCGCCGACCGCAAGGGGCAGGTGTCCGCCGACGACCTGCGGGCGCTGGTGGACAGCCGCAGCGACGTGCCGCAGACCTTTGCGCTGGAGGGCTTCCAGATCACCTCCGGCATGAACATGACCCCGGTGGCCTTTGTGCGCCTGAAGACCCCCGACGGGTCCGCCGAGGCCACCGCGCACGGCGACGGCCCGGTCGAAGCGGCGTTTCAGGCCATCGGGCGCCTCACCGGCATCAGCCCCGTGCTGGAGAGCTACCGCATCCAGGCGGTCACGGGTGGCGGCGACGCGGTGGGCGAGGTCAGCATTGGTGCCCGCTACGGCGAGATCAGCCTGCACGGCACCGGGGTCGCCACCGACGTGGTCGAGGCCAGCGCCCGCGCGTGGCTGCGGATCGTGAATCAGGTCGTCGCCGGAATGGGCAAGAGCCGCCAGGTGACGCAGGCTTCGGTGTAG
- a CDS encoding hemolysin family protein, with protein MLEYLIPIVVILVLVVLNGLFVAAEFALVASRRTRLDLLAEGGSAPARWLLRIFDHPTGKDRYIAIAQLGITLASIGLGMYGEPAIAKWLYGPFENAGLSYAAAHTLGFIIALSLITFMHVVFGEMIPKALALQTPESVSVRVNPLMRVFGFVFRPLIAVLNFLALSLMRLLRIKDPGKEALLYTSRELSLITEESAQSGQLGETQRDLIHNIFALEERTAEELMTPRRSLDALSVDAAPGDVLGRIARSPRSRYPVYEGNLDEIVGVLHVKDFIRARATGASLDLGHLVRPLPSVAAAASAEDLLALFKRERLHAALVVDEFGGTLGFVTMDDLIEDVMEEEDLDSDWVRRNPDGSYSLDGEVPLSELREDHDLNLHSDAATTIAGLLLEAHGTVPPPGITLHVQGHDLTAEAVDGFKITRVRVRPVASADTSRSA; from the coding sequence ATGCTGGAGTACCTCATCCCCATCGTGGTTATCCTGGTCCTGGTCGTGCTCAATGGCCTGTTCGTCGCCGCCGAGTTCGCGCTGGTCGCCTCACGCCGCACCCGGCTCGACCTGCTGGCCGAGGGGGGCAGCGCCCCCGCCCGCTGGCTGCTGCGGATTTTCGACCACCCCACGGGCAAGGACCGCTACATCGCCATCGCGCAGCTGGGCATCACGTTGGCCTCCATCGGGTTGGGCATGTACGGCGAACCGGCCATTGCGAAATGGCTGTATGGTCCCTTCGAGAACGCGGGGCTCTCGTATGCGGCGGCGCATACCCTGGGCTTCATCATCGCGCTGAGCCTGATCACGTTCATGCACGTGGTTTTCGGGGAGATGATCCCCAAGGCGCTGGCGCTCCAGACGCCCGAGTCCGTGAGCGTGCGGGTCAATCCCCTGATGCGCGTCTTCGGGTTCGTGTTCCGGCCCCTGATCGCGGTGCTGAACTTCCTGGCCCTGTCGCTCATGCGCCTCTTGAGAATCAAGGATCCCGGCAAGGAGGCGCTGCTCTACACTAGCCGTGAACTTAGCCTGATCACCGAGGAAAGTGCACAGAGCGGGCAGCTTGGCGAAACGCAGCGGGACCTGATCCACAACATCTTTGCCCTGGAAGAGCGCACCGCTGAGGAACTGATGACTCCTCGCCGGAGTCTGGACGCCCTGTCGGTGGACGCTGCGCCCGGAGACGTGCTGGGCCGGATCGCCCGCTCACCGCGCAGCCGCTACCCGGTCTACGAGGGCAATCTCGACGAGATTGTGGGCGTGCTGCACGTCAAAGATTTCATTCGGGCACGGGCGACGGGCGCCTCACTGGATCTGGGGCACCTCGTCCGCCCACTGCCCAGCGTGGCCGCGGCCGCGAGCGCCGAGGATCTGCTGGCCCTGTTCAAGCGCGAGCGGCTGCACGCCGCCCTGGTAGTCGACGAGTTCGGCGGCACCCTGGGCTTCGTGACGATGGACGACCTGATCGAGGACGTCATGGAGGAAGAGGACCTGGACAGCGACTGGGTCCGCCGCAACCCCGACGGCTCCTATTCACTGGACGGCGAGGTGCCCCTCAGTGAGCTGCGCGAAGACCATGACCTGAACCTGCACAGTGACGCGGCGACGACCATCGCCGGGCTGTTGCTGGAAGCCCATGGGACCGTGCCGCCGCCGGGGATCACGCTGCATGTGCAGGGCCACGATCTCACGGCCGAGGCCGTCGACGGTTTTAAGATCACCCGCGTGCGGGTCCGGCCGGTTGCCTCAGCCGACACCTCGCGCAGCGCGTGA
- a CDS encoding rhodanese-like domain-containing protein produces MTYQDIFTTELEVKKREGARLIDVRERSEYTQGHVPDAVNLPLSELVGREDEIAPNTVLICASGNRSSQAAAYLASQGKAGLMNLSGGTAAWVREGCDLHRGEQP; encoded by the coding sequence ATGACCTACCAGGACATCTTCACCACCGAACTTGAGGTCAAGAAGCGTGAGGGCGCGCGACTGATCGACGTGCGTGAACGCAGCGAGTACACCCAGGGACATGTCCCTGACGCCGTGAACCTCCCCCTGAGCGAACTCGTCGGGCGAGAGGACGAGATTGCGCCCAACACAGTTCTGATCTGCGCGAGCGGCAACCGTTCCTCGCAAGCAGCGGCCTACCTCGCCTCCCAGGGCAAGGCCGGGCTGATGAACCTCTCCGGGGGCACCGCGGCCTGGGTGCGTGAGGGCTGTGACCTCCACCGGGGCGAACAGCCATGA
- a CDS encoding helix-turn-helix domain-containing protein produces the protein MSHADRLKGGKVAEARRRELGAFLQEKRRSLRPESVGLPPGTRRRTPGLRREEVALLADVSVSWYTWLEQGRDIHPSVGTLTRVLDALRCTSEEGAYVRGLLSGVASPPGDTWDPALQQVLGAFLPAPAVLLDRHWRPVAVNDAARYLDRGGRADVLDGRSLLELMFLDEAVRASVVNWEEEARALVAAFRLDSSRYPDDGWFARQVAALSEASAEFTRLWAERQVRAHGSARTVMRHPEVGELVLNASWLQVMGAPHLKLLVYTVEPGSPTAAVFARLASER, from the coding sequence ATGAGTCACGCTGACAGGCTGAAGGGAGGCAAGGTGGCCGAAGCGAGACGAAGGGAACTCGGGGCGTTTTTGCAGGAGAAGCGTCGGTCGCTGCGTCCCGAATCGGTCGGTCTGCCGCCCGGGACACGTCGCCGCACGCCCGGTCTGCGGCGGGAGGAGGTCGCGCTGCTCGCCGATGTCAGCGTGTCGTGGTACACGTGGCTGGAGCAGGGCCGGGACATTCACCCTTCAGTGGGGACCCTGACGCGCGTCCTGGACGCGCTGCGCTGCACGTCCGAGGAGGGTGCGTATGTGCGGGGCCTGCTGAGCGGCGTGGCCTCACCCCCCGGGGACACCTGGGATCCGGCCCTTCAGCAGGTGCTTGGCGCGTTCCTGCCCGCCCCGGCGGTGCTGCTCGACCGACACTGGCGGCCCGTCGCCGTCAACGACGCCGCGCGTTACCTGGACCGTGGCGGACGGGCGGACGTGCTGGACGGTCGGTCGCTGCTGGAGCTGATGTTCCTTGACGAGGCTGTCCGCGCGAGCGTCGTGAACTGGGAGGAGGAGGCGCGGGCGCTCGTGGCGGCGTTCCGGCTGGACAGCAGCCGGTACCCGGACGACGGGTGGTTCGCACGGCAGGTAGCGGCGCTGAGCGAGGCCAGCGCGGAGTTCACGCGCCTGTGGGCGGAGCGGCAGGTGCGGGCGCACGGATCGGCGCGGACGGTGATGCGGCACCCGGAGGTTGGGGAACTGGTGTTGAACGCGTCGTGGTTGCAGGTAATGGGGGCGCCACACCTGAAACTGCTGGTGTACACCGTGGAGCCAGGGTCACCGACGGCTGCAGTGTTTGCGCGATTGGCTTCTGAGCGTTGA
- a CDS encoding MBL fold metallo-hydrolase: protein MYFKRFYDTDLAQASYMIGCQKTGECLVVDPVRDISQYLDEAQAQKLRVTHVTETHIHADYLSGSRELAKATGAKLLLSDEGGEGWRYTYDDEHQKLHDGDTFMAGNIRIQAVHTPGHTPEHLSFLVTDTPRGDAPSMILTGDFVFVGDLGRPDLLDEAAGGQDTRYVGAKQMFASVRDKFLTLPDYVQVWPGHGAGSACGKALGAVPTTTVGYERALSWWGKLVEKGDEEGFTKELLEGQPDAPLYYGRMKTENRDGPALLGEVQPLAELSAADVKARVAAGARLIDTRKKEEHQAAAPVGSVNIPDGGTLETWSGWLLKPGRELILLAPTDRAEALRRKLWMVGLDRVTGFIPNAEGLDTVPAQPIPATKLGSHEGALILDVRAKTEYEEGHIPGARQLHAGRLPWRLDTLPRDREIVVHCQGGARSAAAASLLRAEGFDVLELAGGYDAWAKSQNA from the coding sequence ATGTATTTCAAGCGCTTCTACGACACGGACCTGGCCCAGGCGTCCTACATGATCGGCTGCCAGAAGACCGGCGAGTGCCTCGTAGTAGACCCCGTGCGCGACATCTCCCAGTACCTCGACGAGGCGCAGGCCCAGAAGCTGCGCGTCACGCACGTCACCGAAACGCACATCCACGCCGACTACCTGTCAGGGAGCCGCGAACTGGCAAAGGCCACCGGCGCGAAGCTGCTGCTCTCGGACGAGGGAGGCGAGGGCTGGCGGTACACCTACGACGATGAACACCAAAAGCTCCATGACGGGGACACTTTCATGGCGGGCAACATCCGCATCCAGGCCGTCCATACGCCGGGCCACACGCCCGAGCACTTGAGCTTTCTGGTCACCGATACGCCCCGTGGCGACGCGCCCAGCATGATCTTGACCGGTGACTTCGTCTTTGTCGGAGACCTGGGGCGCCCGGACCTGCTGGACGAGGCAGCAGGCGGTCAGGACACGCGCTACGTGGGCGCCAAGCAAATGTTCGCTTCTGTGCGCGACAAGTTCCTGACCCTGCCCGACTATGTGCAGGTCTGGCCTGGTCACGGGGCGGGGAGTGCTTGTGGCAAGGCGCTGGGCGCGGTGCCCACGACCACCGTCGGCTACGAGCGGGCGCTGAGCTGGTGGGGCAAGCTCGTCGAGAAGGGGGACGAGGAGGGCTTCACGAAGGAACTCCTCGAAGGCCAGCCCGACGCGCCGCTGTACTACGGCCGCATGAAGACCGAGAACCGCGATGGCCCCGCCCTGCTGGGTGAGGTGCAGCCGCTCGCCGAGCTGAGCGCCGCCGACGTGAAAGCCAGAGTCGCCGCCGGTGCCCGCCTCATCGACACCCGTAAGAAGGAAGAGCACCAGGCCGCCGCGCCCGTGGGCAGTGTGAACATTCCCGACGGCGGCACGCTGGAGACGTGGTCGGGCTGGCTGCTCAAGCCGGGCCGCGAGTTGATCCTGCTCGCACCTACCGACCGCGCTGAGGCCCTGCGCCGCAAGCTCTGGATGGTGGGGCTGGACCGCGTGACGGGCTTCATCCCCAATGCTGAGGGCCTGGACACCGTCCCCGCCCAGCCCATCCCCGCGACCAAACTCGGCTCGCACGAAGGTGCGCTGATTCTGGACGTGAGGGCGAAGACCGAGTACGAGGAGGGCCACATCCCCGGTGCCCGCCAGCTGCACGCCGGACGCCTGCCCTGGCGGCTGGACACCCTGCCGCGTGACCGCGAGATCGTCGTGCATTGCCAGGGCGGAGCCAGGAGCGCCGCCGCCGCAAGCCTGCTGCGGGCTGAGGGCTTCGACGTGCTGGAGCTTGCCGGGGGCTACGACGCTTGGGCGAAAAGCCAGAACGCCTGA